The Planctomycetia bacterium genome includes a region encoding these proteins:
- a CDS encoding NHL repeat-containing protein, with translation MVRALIVFAALVTAASIAGCRDSVPSQGEVDKTWGRLGLEDGKFQKPRAGCIDAEGRLYVVDMTARIQVFDEEGNFIRAWSSPDHATGRPSGLSIDRRGRLLVSDTHYFQVLIYSPEGVLLEKLGGTMGEGPGEFGLVTDAAEDSQGNLYVAEYGEYDRIQKFSPERKFLLQWGGHGEELGQFVRPQKMWIDAQDRIWVTDACNHRIQVFDTEGKLLLHWGTPGSGPGELSYPYDISMDADGNLLVTEWGNHRIQKFTQDGKSLACFGKYGRKEPGEFFHPWGSMVDRQGRINVIDSQNHRIQRVLME, from the coding sequence ATGGTTCGCGCACTTATCGTTTTTGCTGCGCTTGTGACGGCCGCGTCGATCGCTGGCTGCCGCGACTCCGTGCCTTCGCAGGGGGAAGTTGACAAGACCTGGGGGCGGCTTGGCCTCGAAGACGGAAAGTTCCAAAAGCCGCGAGCTGGCTGCATCGACGCCGAGGGACGGCTATACGTCGTCGACATGACCGCGCGGATTCAGGTCTTTGACGAAGAGGGGAATTTCATCCGCGCCTGGAGTTCCCCGGATCATGCCACGGGGCGCCCTTCGGGCCTCTCGATCGATCGCCGCGGCCGGTTGCTGGTGAGCGATACCCATTACTTTCAAGTGCTGATCTACAGCCCCGAAGGCGTGTTGCTGGAAAAGCTCGGCGGCACGATGGGCGAGGGGCCCGGCGAATTCGGCCTGGTCACGGACGCCGCCGAGGATTCACAGGGCAATCTTTACGTGGCGGAGTATGGCGAATACGACCGCATCCAGAAGTTTTCCCCGGAGCGCAAGTTTCTCTTACAATGGGGCGGCCACGGCGAGGAGCTAGGGCAGTTCGTGCGTCCGCAAAAAATGTGGATCGACGCGCAGGATCGCATTTGGGTGACGGACGCTTGCAATCATCGAATTCAAGTGTTCGACACCGAGGGAAAGCTGCTGCTTCATTGGGGTACGCCAGGAAGCGGGCCCGGCGAGTTGAGTTATCCCTATGACATTTCGATGGACGCGGACGGTAACTTGCTGGTCACGGAATGGGGCAATCACCGGATTCAGAAGTTCACGCAGGACGGCAAGTCGTTGGCCTGCTTCGGCAAATACGGCCGCAAGGAACCTGGTGAATTTTTCCACCCCTGGGGCAGCATGGTCGACCGGCAGGGGAGGATCAACGTGATCGACTCGCAGAATCACCGGATTCAGCGAGTGTTGATGGAGTAG
- the prfB gene encoding peptide chain release factor 2 (programmed frameshift) produces MDKEVQDRVDSVLERITQLRDSLDYATKSVAVAEIETRMSSAGFWDNQERAQATIAELKALNSVVKPLAELSQAADDLRAMAEMADDDPGFAAEMPAELTRLEATLDDLALKALLSGPHDASGAIMTINARDGGTDANDWAEMLLRMYMAWAKDHEYDVEILDRQDNDEAGINSVALAIRGPMAYGYLKGETGMHRLVRISPFNSEGKRQTSFAAVDVSPEIADSVEIEIRDEDVREDVFRASGAGGQHVNKTSSAIRLTHLPTGIAVQCQNERSQHKNRATAIKMLRARLARIEEEKREAEQAAKYNDQAKTGFGSQIRNYFLHPDQRVKDVRTGHYAGNFQSVLDGEIQGFLDSYLRWRVAK; encoded by the exons ATGGATAAGGAAGTTCAGGATCGCGTCGATTCGGTGCTCGAGCGGATTACGCAGTTGCGAGACTCTCTT GACTACGCAACAAAATCCGTAGCAGTCGCCGAGATTGAGACGCGGATGTCGTCCGCCGGCTTCTGGGACAACCAGGAGCGCGCTCAGGCGACGATCGCCGAGTTGAAGGCGCTCAACTCCGTGGTCAAACCGTTGGCGGAACTCTCGCAGGCGGCCGACGACCTGCGCGCCATGGCCGAAATGGCCGACGACGATCCTGGCTTCGCCGCTGAAATGCCGGCTGAACTCACGCGCCTCGAAGCGACGCTCGACGATCTGGCGCTCAAAGCGCTCCTGAGCGGCCCGCACGACGCCAGCGGCGCGATCATGACGATCAACGCCCGCGACGGCGGCACCGACGCCAACGACTGGGCCGAAATGTTGCTGCGGATGTACATGGCCTGGGCGAAGGACCACGAATACGACGTGGAAATCCTCGACCGGCAAGATAACGACGAGGCCGGCATCAACAGCGTGGCCCTCGCCATCCGCGGCCCCATGGCCTACGGCTACCTCAAAGGCGAGACCGGCATGCACCGCTTGGTGCGGATCAGCCCGTTCAACTCGGAAGGCAAACGCCAGACCAGCTTCGCGGCGGTCGACGTTTCGCCCGAAATCGCCGACAGCGTGGAGATCGAAATCCGCGACGAAGACGTCCGCGAAGACGTCTTCCGGGCCAGCGGCGCCGGCGGGCAGCACGTCAACAAAACCAGCAGCGCCATTCGGCTCACGCACTTGCCGACCGGCATCGCCGTGCAGTGTCAGAACGAACGGAGCCAGCACAAAAACCGCGCCACCGCGATCAAGATGCTCCGCGCCCGACTGGCGCGGATCGAAGAAGAAAAACGCGAAGCGGAACAGGCGGCCAAATACAACGACCAGGCGAAAACCGGCTTCGGCTCGCAGATTCGCAATTACTTCCTGCACCCGGACCAACGCGTCAAAGACGTCCGCACCGGCCACTACGCCGGCAACTTCCAAAGCGTCCTCGACGGCGAAATCCAAGGCTTCCTGGACTCGTACCTCCGGTGGCGCGTGGCGAAATAG
- a CDS encoding fused MFS/spermidine synthase gives MVNLYRVTAFLSAALLFVAQPLFARLVLPLVGGAPAVWNTCQVFFQVALLAGYLYAHASTQWLGPRRQAALHILLILIPFVCLPFTLVNASPPNPEVNPSPWLLALMVTTIGPPFLALSATAPLVQRWFASAQLNAARDPYSLYVMSNIGSFVALLGYPFLIEPAATLRTQTIGWAIGYGIWIACLAACATYVWRAKNESTDAAPVTLPEVIPPTSAKRKSKKHAPAPAESVAVFVPDQGEITWRRRLHWLALSGVPVAWMLGVTTWITTDIAPIPLLWIVPLALYLVTYILAFSQRGGQFTAWARRIHPWAMCALVASLTGTGVWQLMLPHVLAFAVGVMVCHGQLAQLRPSEKHLTEFYVWLSVGGALGGTFIALVAPLVFVVPWEYALAVTAGCALAPRPSERANRLVDLVCVFAVLILLLTLRQYVPNSQKPLLLMGALLGFPALAWFHNQRRPWAFALVMGLILALDIGEVVGGLRTLRTARSYFGVHLVSSDIDEFGRTVHTLQHGTTAHGMQIMNEGFDCTPLVYYYPTGPLGDVFGAFTPKEGEQQHFAAVGLGTGAAACYVLQQRDVTFFEIDPTVRELAENPEYFTYLSKCAKGRYQIKLGDGRRMLAQEPAGRYDVILLDAFSSDAIPVHLLTREALAIYMSRLTPDGVVVFHISNNHLDLAPVLADLAHESGWVFRIRRHDPPPADQRNYVASSTYVVIARQVEHLRTIAEDPRWRPQRPSGRAVWTDDYSNVLSVLR, from the coding sequence ATGGTGAATTTGTACCGGGTGACGGCGTTTCTGAGCGCCGCGTTATTGTTCGTCGCGCAGCCGCTTTTCGCGCGGCTGGTGTTGCCGTTGGTCGGCGGCGCGCCGGCGGTTTGGAATACATGCCAGGTGTTTTTTCAGGTCGCGCTGCTGGCGGGCTATCTCTATGCCCACGCTTCGACGCAGTGGCTGGGCCCGCGGCGGCAAGCGGCGCTGCATATTCTGCTGATTTTGATTCCGTTCGTTTGTTTGCCGTTCACGCTCGTGAACGCCTCGCCACCCAATCCGGAGGTCAATCCGTCGCCGTGGCTCCTGGCGCTAATGGTCACGACGATTGGCCCGCCGTTTTTGGCGCTGTCAGCGACGGCGCCGCTGGTGCAGCGGTGGTTTGCCTCGGCACAGCTGAACGCGGCGCGCGATCCATATTCGCTCTATGTGATGAGCAACATCGGAAGTTTCGTCGCGCTGTTGGGCTATCCGTTCCTGATCGAACCGGCCGCCACGTTGCGGACTCAGACGATTGGCTGGGCGATCGGCTATGGCATTTGGATCGCTTGCCTCGCGGCTTGCGCGACGTATGTCTGGCGCGCCAAGAATGAATCGACGGATGCTGCGCCGGTAACCTTGCCCGAAGTGATCCCGCCGACGAGTGCGAAGCGCAAATCCAAAAAGCACGCGCCCGCGCCGGCCGAGTCGGTGGCAGTGTTTGTGCCGGATCAGGGGGAAATCACCTGGCGGCGACGTTTGCATTGGCTCGCGCTGTCCGGCGTGCCGGTCGCCTGGATGCTGGGCGTTACGACTTGGATTACGACCGACATTGCGCCAATCCCGTTGTTGTGGATCGTGCCGTTGGCGCTCTACCTGGTGACGTATATTCTCGCCTTCTCGCAACGCGGCGGACAATTTACGGCTTGGGCGCGGCGGATTCACCCTTGGGCGATGTGCGCGTTGGTGGCATCGCTGACCGGCACAGGCGTCTGGCAATTGATGTTGCCCCACGTGCTGGCCTTCGCCGTCGGAGTGATGGTCTGCCATGGGCAACTAGCACAACTCCGCCCGTCGGAAAAACATCTCACCGAGTTCTACGTCTGGTTGTCGGTCGGGGGCGCGCTCGGCGGCACGTTTATTGCGCTCGTGGCGCCGCTGGTGTTCGTCGTTCCGTGGGAGTATGCCTTGGCTGTCACGGCCGGTTGCGCTCTGGCGCCGCGGCCGAGCGAACGGGCGAATCGCCTCGTCGATTTGGTGTGCGTGTTCGCGGTGTTGATTCTGCTCCTCACCCTGAGGCAGTACGTGCCGAATTCCCAGAAGCCGTTGTTGTTGATGGGCGCGTTGTTGGGCTTCCCGGCGCTGGCGTGGTTTCACAATCAGCGACGGCCCTGGGCTTTCGCGTTGGTAATGGGCTTGATTCTCGCGCTCGACATCGGCGAAGTCGTGGGCGGATTGCGCACGCTGCGCACCGCGCGGAGCTACTTTGGCGTGCATCTGGTGTCGAGCGATATCGACGAATTCGGACGGACCGTGCATACGCTCCAGCACGGCACCACTGCGCACGGCATGCAGATTATGAACGAGGGCTTCGATTGCACGCCGCTCGTCTACTACTATCCGACGGGGCCGCTGGGAGACGTCTTCGGGGCCTTCACTCCCAAGGAAGGCGAGCAGCAACATTTCGCCGCGGTCGGACTCGGCACCGGCGCGGCCGCCTGCTACGTATTGCAGCAGCGCGACGTGACGTTCTTCGAGATCGACCCCACGGTGCGGGAACTGGCCGAAAACCCGGAATACTTCACGTATCTCAGCAAGTGCGCGAAGGGACGCTACCAGATCAAGCTGGGCGACGGCCGGCGGATGCTCGCCCAAGAGCCAGCGGGACGCTACGACGTGATTCTGCTCGACGCTTTTTCCAGCGACGCGATTCCAGTCCATCTGCTGACGCGCGAAGCGTTGGCAATTTATATGTCACGGCTCACGCCCGACGGCGTTGTCGTATTTCACATCTCAAACAATCACCTGGACTTGGCGCCGGTGCTGGCCGATTTGGCGCACGAATCGGGTTGGGTCTTCCGCATCCGCCGCCACGACCCGCCCCCGGCCGACCAGCGCAACTACGTCGCTTCGTCGACGTACGTCGTGATCGCTCGGCAGGTGGAACATCTACGAACCATCGCGGAAGACCCACGCTGGCGCCCGCAAAGGCCGTCGGGAAGGGCGGTCTGGACGGACGATTACTCGAACGTGCTGAGCGTGCTGAGGTAG
- a CDS encoding haloacid dehalogenase type II → MSNLDQVEILTFDCYGTLIDWESGIRQVLGEIAARHGLNAPVDDLVREWEAVQFELISAASFRRYHGILRDSLRQTFKRRGVSINPKEQDLLAEKIGGWQPFPDARPILAKLKKHFPIAILSNIDDDILAQTAPKLGIDFDELITSDQLLSYKPRPAHFQRAIKAFEKPPELFLHCAFGAKYDLKPAQDAGMLTAWVKRPGAIQETPTSVTAEVDGLTGLAQLLQIA, encoded by the coding sequence ATGTCGAACCTGGATCAAGTCGAGATCCTCACTTTCGATTGTTACGGAACCTTGATTGACTGGGAATCCGGAATTCGGCAAGTGCTCGGAGAAATCGCCGCGCGGCACGGTCTGAATGCGCCGGTCGATGACCTGGTCCGCGAATGGGAAGCGGTGCAGTTCGAGTTGATCTCGGCGGCCAGCTTCCGCCGCTATCACGGCATCCTCCGCGATAGCCTCCGGCAGACGTTCAAACGCCGCGGCGTCTCGATCAATCCCAAGGAGCAGGACCTGCTCGCCGAAAAAATCGGCGGCTGGCAGCCGTTCCCCGACGCGCGGCCGATCCTGGCGAAGCTCAAGAAGCACTTTCCGATCGCGATTTTGTCGAACATTGATGACGACATCCTCGCGCAAACGGCGCCCAAGCTGGGAATCGACTTCGACGAGTTGATTACGTCGGATCAATTGCTCAGCTACAAGCCCCGGCCGGCTCATTTTCAGCGGGCGATCAAGGCCTTTGAGAAGCCGCCGGAATTGTTCCTGCATTGCGCATTCGGCGCGAAGTACGACCTCAAGCCCGCTCAGGATGCCGGCATGTTGACGGCCTGGGTGAAACGCCCCGGGGCAATTCAAGAAACGCCGACCAGCGTGACGGCCGAAGTCGACGGACTAACCGGGCTCGCGCAATTGCTTCAGATCGCTTAG